A single region of the Desulfovibrio inopinatus DSM 10711 genome encodes:
- a CDS encoding heavy-metal-associated domain-containing protein: MKTVAVKGMSCEHCVKSVTEALSKIDGLKNVSVNLELGQASYEEEKPVADDVIKLAISDIGFVPGKID, from the coding sequence ATGAAGACGGTTGCAGTTAAAGGTATGTCGTGTGAACATTGTGTAAAATCGGTTACTGAGGCGCTTTCCAAAATTGACGGACTCAAAAATGTTTCGGTCAATCTTGAATTGGGCCAAGCGAGCTACGAAGAAGAAAAGCCAGTGGCTGATGATGTTATCAAACTGGCTATTAGTGATATCGGATTTGTACCGGGAAAAATCGACTAA
- the tatB gene encoding Sec-independent protein translocase protein TatB, producing MFNIGSTELMVIIVVALIFIGPSKLPELMRTFGKGMAEFRRMSSDVKHTFEAEVERAEQKKRQEEAKKELFPEDDEKAAVNTTAAESEMNSVDAKTEAEKQSVEASAENKTPETPISETATKA from the coding sequence ATGTTCAATATCGGTTCCACCGAGCTTATGGTGATTATTGTTGTGGCGCTCATTTTCATCGGTCCATCGAAATTGCCCGAACTTATGCGAACTTTTGGGAAGGGGATGGCCGAGTTTCGACGCATGAGTTCCGACGTTAAACATACATTTGAAGCCGAGGTCGAACGGGCTGAACAGAAAAAACGCCAGGAAGAGGCGAAAAAGGAATTATTTCCGGAAGACGATGAAAAGGCCGCTGTGAACACGACGGCGGCCGAGTCGGAAATGAATTCCGTGGATGCCAAAACCGAAGCGGAAAAGCAGAGCGTTGAAGCATCTGCAGAAAACAAAACTCCCGAGACGCCGATCTCCGAGACAGCAACAAAGGCGTAA
- the hisB gene encoding imidazoleglycerol-phosphate dehydratase HisB gives MTEHQGDTSVRSAVVERKTAETDIRLELTLDGTGKTDVKTGFGFADHMLTLLGYWAEFDLVIACNGDMYIDAHHSIEDVGLCLGEAFARALGNKAGIERVADARVPMDEALTSVVLDLSGRPYVVYQGDDVLPPVIAGEEKDLWREFFKSFAYKGGFNLHIHLEYGQNGHHMLEAAFKALGLALRRAISRRRRGVPSTKGSLDT, from the coding sequence ATGACAGAGCATCAGGGCGACACGTCTGTACGGTCTGCCGTGGTGGAGCGCAAGACGGCGGAGACCGATATTCGTCTTGAACTCACACTTGACGGTACAGGGAAAACCGATGTTAAGACTGGCTTCGGTTTTGCCGATCATATGCTGACTTTGCTCGGGTACTGGGCCGAGTTCGATCTTGTCATTGCATGCAATGGCGATATGTATATTGATGCCCACCATTCCATTGAAGATGTCGGTTTGTGCCTGGGAGAGGCGTTTGCCCGTGCTCTTGGAAACAAAGCAGGCATTGAACGCGTGGCCGATGCCCGCGTTCCTATGGATGAGGCTTTAACATCGGTTGTTTTGGATCTTTCCGGTCGTCCTTATGTGGTCTATCAGGGAGATGATGTCTTGCCACCTGTCATTGCAGGAGAGGAAAAGGACCTCTGGCGTGAGTTTTTCAAGTCCTTTGCCTACAAAGGCGGGTTCAATCTGCACATTCATTTGGAATATGGCCAAAACGGTCATCATATGCTCGAAGCGGCCTTCAAGGCATTGGGCCTGGCCCTTCGTCGTGCCATTTCGCGGCGACGGCGGGGTGTTCCCAGCACCAAAGGGAGTCTGGACACATGA
- the hisA gene encoding 1-(5-phosphoribosyl)-5-[(5-phosphoribosylamino)methylideneamino]imidazole-4-carboxamide isomerase has translation MILFPAVDIKDGQCVRLKQGLADQVTVFSKDPGSMAEHWQSLGAQYLHIVDLDGAFSGKPKNFDLIKAICEKLSIPVQLGGGIRDIDTAKAYIDAGVTRLLIGTMALEDEESFGRLAEALPGKVGVSLDAVDGKLKTKGWVADSGLTVDDVVPRLVRQGSAFFVYTDISRDGMQSGVNIAAMEHLLSLTDKPVLAAGGVAVLDDLKNLYPLFAKGLEGVITGRAIYEGTLDFEEAVTWLAERA, from the coding sequence GTGATTTTGTTTCCCGCTGTCGACATTAAAGACGGACAATGCGTTCGGCTTAAGCAAGGGCTCGCCGACCAAGTGACTGTATTCTCCAAAGACCCTGGATCGATGGCTGAACATTGGCAATCACTTGGTGCTCAATATCTGCATATTGTCGATTTGGACGGGGCATTTAGCGGCAAGCCCAAGAACTTTGATCTTATCAAAGCCATTTGTGAAAAATTGAGCATCCCGGTTCAGCTGGGCGGAGGGATTCGCGATATCGATACGGCAAAAGCCTATATTGATGCCGGGGTGACTCGTCTGCTGATTGGAACGATGGCACTGGAAGATGAAGAGAGCTTTGGCCGTTTGGCGGAAGCGCTTCCCGGTAAAGTCGGGGTTTCATTAGATGCCGTAGACGGAAAGCTCAAAACCAAAGGCTGGGTTGCCGATTCCGGTTTGACCGTTGACGATGTCGTCCCCAGACTTGTTCGTCAGGGATCGGCCTTTTTTGTTTACACAGATATTTCACGCGATGGTATGCAATCCGGCGTTAATATTGCCGCCATGGAGCATCTGCTTTCATTGACCGACAAGCCTGTGTTGGCTGCCGGCGGCGTGGCTGTGCTTGATGACCTTAAAAATTTGTACCCGTTGTTTGCAAAAGGTCTGGAAGGGGTTATAACAGGACGAGCTATTTATGAAGGCACCCTTGATTTCGAGGAAGCCGTAACTTGGCTTGCCGAACGAGCTTAA
- the guaB gene encoding IMP dehydrogenase, with translation MKKVYGEGLTFDDVLLRPAYSEVTPDLVDVSTWLTSKIRLNIPLLSAAMDTVTESQMAISMARTGGVGVIHKNLSIERQRLEVEKVKKSESGMIISPVTVEPEMTVEDALKVMSEYRISGLPVVKNDQLVGIVTNRDVRFVKDSVTKVSDVMTKDRLVTVPVGTTLDEAKHHLHQNRIEKLLVVDSNNKLRGLITIKDIEKIRKYPNACKDDLGRLRVGAAIGVGGDRDERAQALLDSGADFLVLDSAHGHSKNILEGIQALKSMFPNSQIVAGNIGTYEGAEALVKAGADAVKVGIGPGSICTTRVVAGAGVPQITAIMEAVKACRDTDVKVIADGGIKFSGDVVKAMASGADSVMMGSLFAGTEESPGETILYQGRTYKIYRGMGSIDAMREGSSDRYFQDKQKTDKLVPEGIVGRVPFKGKVTDSIYQLIGGLRSGMGYVGAKDITALQEDSQFIRISLAGLKESHVHDVIITKEAPNYRIDNY, from the coding sequence ATGAAGAAAGTATATGGAGAAGGTCTCACTTTTGACGATGTTCTCCTGCGTCCGGCATATTCCGAAGTGACGCCGGACCTGGTTGACGTCAGCACTTGGCTGACCTCGAAAATTCGACTCAACATCCCGCTCTTGAGCGCGGCCATGGACACCGTTACGGAGTCTCAGATGGCTATTTCTATGGCCAGAACGGGAGGCGTCGGTGTTATCCACAAAAATTTGAGCATTGAGCGTCAACGGCTGGAAGTCGAAAAGGTCAAAAAGTCCGAAAGCGGTATGATCATTTCTCCGGTGACCGTGGAACCGGAAATGACTGTAGAGGATGCCCTCAAAGTCATGTCTGAATACCGTATCTCTGGCTTGCCGGTCGTGAAAAATGATCAGCTCGTCGGCATTGTCACCAACCGCGATGTCCGTTTTGTCAAGGATAGCGTGACGAAAGTCAGCGATGTCATGACCAAAGATCGACTCGTCACGGTTCCTGTGGGGACGACCCTTGATGAAGCCAAGCATCATCTCCACCAAAACCGTATCGAGAAGTTGTTGGTTGTTGATAGCAATAACAAATTGCGCGGCTTGATCACCATTAAAGACATTGAAAAAATTCGCAAATATCCCAATGCCTGCAAGGATGATCTTGGTCGACTTCGTGTCGGGGCAGCCATTGGTGTTGGCGGTGATCGTGATGAGCGTGCGCAGGCTCTTCTTGATTCTGGAGCTGATTTTCTTGTCCTCGACTCGGCGCATGGCCATTCAAAGAATATTCTTGAAGGTATTCAGGCGCTCAAGTCGATGTTTCCGAATAGTCAGATCGTGGCCGGAAATATCGGAACCTATGAAGGCGCTGAGGCTCTTGTGAAGGCTGGAGCCGACGCGGTGAAGGTCGGTATTGGACCTGGCTCTATTTGTACCACCCGTGTGGTTGCCGGGGCCGGTGTTCCGCAAATCACAGCTATTATGGAAGCGGTGAAAGCCTGCCGCGACACCGATGTGAAGGTTATTGCCGACGGTGGCATCAAGTTTTCCGGCGATGTCGTGAAAGCCATGGCTTCGGGTGCCGATTCCGTAATGATGGGTAGCCTGTTCGCCGGTACGGAGGAAAGCCCGGGAGAAACGATTCTCTATCAGGGACGGACATACAAAATCTATCGCGGTATGGGCTCTATTGATGCCATGCGTGAAGGTTCTTCCGACCGATATTTTCAGGACAAACAGAAAACCGACAAGCTTGTCCCCGAAGGGATCGTTGGTCGTGTTCCCTTCAAAGGGAAGGTCACCGACAGCATTTATCAGCTTATCGGTGGATTGCGTTCCGGTATGGGATATGTTGGAGCAAAGGACATCACGGCGTTACAAGAAGATAGTCAATTTATCCGCATCTCTTTGGCAGGACTCAAGGAAAGCCATGTCCATGATGTTATCATCACCAAGGAAGCGCCCAACTACCGCATTGATAACTATTAA
- the coaE gene encoding dephospho-CoA kinase (Dephospho-CoA kinase (CoaE) performs the final step in coenzyme A biosynthesis.): protein MDTDLQSERVEERIVPDGTPELRCDIWLASQLEERAITRAKVQDMIKSGLVQVNGHVWRKPSMKIFSGACVRFELPESTCGLIPQRGELCVLYEDDDMIVVNKPPNLTVHPAPSCPHGTLAHRLIERYPGLMDLDSVRPGIVHRLDKDTSGLIAVALNEPARLTLSTAFAERTVSKTYLALVVGRPERENGVINVPLGRDPDIKTRMAVVKKGGRDALTRYRVVWSDPEKRVSLLEVVIETGRTHQIRVHLDHIGHPIVGDAVYGRSKLTAFMSSLGSMARLFPRQMLHAWRLCVPHPTTGEVMEFTAALPKDFARLPLVFARSRQRIVVVGPAGCGKSAFLSCIEKRGWPVFNSDKVVAETYGPDGDGTYLLKQRYGSRFVNADGVDKKTLLSALLEDDNLRREIMHMIHPLVDVRLEDFWRQTQTRRAGFAEIPLFFEIGWHNKDKADVVVGVFCSSAQRAHRLAERQWNARTAATVDSWQWNPEKKRNLCHETIDNDGDLKQLDDDVQNLLSSLRHRRISAVFQLIQHFRSTGYLGVESGIARVMIGE from the coding sequence ATGGACACCGATTTGCAATCCGAACGCGTTGAGGAGCGTATTGTTCCTGATGGAACACCAGAGCTTCGTTGCGATATTTGGTTAGCGTCTCAACTTGAAGAGCGTGCTATCACACGGGCTAAAGTCCAGGATATGATTAAGTCGGGGTTGGTACAGGTTAACGGCCACGTCTGGCGAAAGCCATCGATGAAAATTTTCTCGGGAGCATGCGTCCGTTTTGAACTCCCCGAGTCGACGTGTGGTCTCATACCACAACGTGGTGAACTCTGTGTGCTTTATGAAGACGATGATATGATCGTTGTGAATAAGCCACCAAACCTCACGGTCCATCCTGCTCCGAGCTGTCCTCATGGAACGTTGGCCCACCGTCTGATAGAGCGCTATCCTGGTTTAATGGACTTGGATTCTGTCCGTCCCGGTATTGTGCACCGGCTTGATAAAGACACCTCGGGGCTTATCGCCGTTGCCTTGAATGAACCAGCACGTTTGACTCTCAGTACGGCTTTTGCGGAGAGAACAGTTTCCAAAACCTATCTTGCTCTTGTTGTTGGCAGGCCAGAAAGGGAGAACGGTGTCATTAACGTCCCCTTAGGTCGTGATCCAGACATTAAAACGCGCATGGCTGTAGTTAAAAAGGGGGGACGCGATGCGCTGACACGATATCGTGTTGTATGGTCGGACCCGGAAAAGCGTGTCTCACTCCTTGAAGTCGTCATTGAAACCGGACGAACGCATCAGATTCGAGTCCACCTTGATCATATTGGGCATCCCATTGTGGGGGATGCGGTGTACGGTCGTTCAAAACTGACGGCTTTTATGAGCAGCCTTGGGAGTATGGCCCGACTGTTTCCGCGGCAAATGCTGCATGCCTGGCGTCTTTGTGTGCCGCATCCCACGACCGGCGAAGTCATGGAGTTTACCGCGGCGTTACCCAAGGATTTTGCCAGGTTGCCGCTTGTCTTTGCTCGTTCCCGACAACGGATCGTCGTCGTCGGCCCTGCAGGCTGTGGAAAATCCGCTTTTTTGTCATGCATTGAAAAGCGCGGGTGGCCTGTATTTAATTCCGATAAGGTTGTTGCTGAGACCTATGGCCCGGACGGGGACGGCACATATCTTCTCAAACAGCGTTATGGTTCACGTTTTGTCAATGCTGACGGGGTTGATAAAAAGACACTGTTATCGGCACTTCTTGAAGACGATAATCTCAGGCGTGAAATAATGCATATGATTCATCCGCTGGTGGATGTTCGTTTGGAGGACTTTTGGCGTCAGACACAAACTCGTCGTGCAGGATTTGCTGAGATTCCCTTATTCTTTGAAATTGGCTGGCATAACAAAGATAAAGCCGATGTCGTTGTAGGGGTTTTTTGTTCTTCCGCACAACGGGCACATCGCTTGGCCGAACGGCAATGGAATGCGAGAACGGCAGCAACGGTGGATTCCTGGCAGTGGAATCCGGAGAAAAAGAGAAACTTGTGTCATGAAACCATTGATAACGATGGTGATCTCAAGCAGCTTGATGACGATGTGCAAAATCTTCTGTCATCTTTGCGTCATCGACGAATATCGGCTGTATTCCAATTGATTCAGCATTTTCGTTCTACCGGATATTTGGGCGTAGAGTCCGGTATCGCCCGTGTGATGATCGGAGAATGA
- the guaA gene encoding glutamine-hydrolyzing GMP synthase — MITPDKVIILDFGSQYTQLIARRIRETGVYSEILPCTASLEEIKQSGAKAIILSGGPSSVTESGSPRLDPELLELGLPLLGICYGMQLIAHNLSGGRVSAARDREYGRAEFEILEKSLLFDGIDPSRTHTVWMSHGDKVMLPPEGFTVIGRTKNVDVAAIADSSRNIYALQFHPEVAHTEDGGVILHNFLFKIANLNANWNMSSFVGSEIEAMKKKIGDSHVVCALSGGVDSTVVAVMLHKAIGKRCHCIFVDNGLLRANEGEEVVEYLREHFDLNLRFVKARDLFLGRLDGVEDPEEKRKIIGHTFIEVFEKEASAIEGVDYLAQGTLYPDVIESISFRGPSAIIKSHHNVGGLPDVMKLQLVEPLRELFKDEVRKVALELGLPDFVIWRHPFPGPGLAIRIIGEITEERLEILRRADKIVQSELHATDWYRKVWQGFAVLLPLKTVGVMGDDRTYEHVIALRIVDSLDAMTADWSRVPSEILANISNRIINEVKGVNRVVYDISSKPPSTIEWE, encoded by the coding sequence ATGATTACACCTGACAAAGTCATTATTCTCGACTTCGGTTCTCAGTATACGCAGCTTATCGCTCGTCGTATTCGTGAAACCGGTGTATATTCGGAAATTTTGCCCTGCACAGCTTCTTTAGAAGAAATCAAACAGTCTGGAGCAAAAGCCATCATCCTTTCGGGCGGACCTTCGAGTGTCACTGAGTCAGGCTCTCCGCGGCTTGACCCGGAACTGCTTGAACTCGGATTGCCTCTTTTGGGTATTTGCTACGGTATGCAGTTGATTGCCCATAATTTGTCAGGAGGGCGGGTCTCCGCTGCTCGTGACAGAGAATATGGTCGCGCTGAATTCGAGATTCTGGAAAAAAGTCTCCTCTTTGACGGTATTGATCCTAGCCGCACGCACACGGTCTGGATGTCGCATGGTGACAAAGTCATGTTACCTCCTGAAGGATTTACCGTCATTGGCCGAACAAAGAATGTCGACGTTGCGGCGATAGCAGATAGCTCTCGAAATATTTATGCTTTGCAATTCCATCCGGAAGTCGCTCATACAGAAGACGGTGGCGTGATTTTGCATAACTTCCTCTTCAAAATTGCGAACCTCAACGCCAACTGGAACATGTCTTCATTCGTAGGAAGCGAAATTGAAGCCATGAAGAAAAAGATCGGGGACAGCCATGTTGTCTGCGCCCTGTCCGGCGGTGTGGATTCCACCGTGGTCGCCGTCATGCTGCACAAAGCCATTGGCAAACGATGCCATTGTATCTTTGTGGACAATGGCTTGTTGCGCGCCAATGAAGGTGAAGAGGTTGTCGAATATTTACGTGAGCATTTCGATCTCAACCTTCGCTTTGTGAAAGCACGCGATCTTTTTCTGGGTCGTCTTGATGGTGTCGAGGATCCCGAAGAGAAGCGAAAGATCATCGGTCACACATTCATTGAAGTTTTCGAAAAAGAAGCGTCGGCTATTGAAGGCGTTGATTATCTCGCGCAAGGCACGCTGTATCCCGATGTCATCGAAAGCATTTCGTTCCGCGGACCATCGGCAATCATCAAAAGCCACCACAACGTCGGTGGGTTACCTGATGTCATGAAGCTGCAACTTGTTGAACCGTTACGTGAACTTTTCAAAGACGAAGTCCGGAAGGTCGCTTTGGAACTGGGCTTGCCTGATTTTGTTATTTGGCGGCATCCGTTCCCTGGTCCGGGATTGGCAATTCGTATCATTGGTGAAATCACCGAAGAACGTCTGGAAATTCTGCGGCGAGCTGATAAAATCGTTCAAAGCGAGCTTCATGCAACGGATTGGTACCGCAAGGTTTGGCAAGGATTTGCCGTGTTGCTGCCGCTCAAGACGGTCGGTGTTATGGGAGACGACAGAACCTACGAACACGTCATTGCTTTACGCATCGTTGACAGTCTCGATGCCATGACGGCTGATTGGTCGCGCGTTCCTTCCGAAATTCTGGCCAATATATCCAATCGAATCATCAACGAGGTAAAAGGCGTCAACCGTGTCGTTTACGACATTTCGTCCAAGCCCCCAAGCACGATTGAATGGGAATAG
- a CDS encoding ABC transporter ATP-binding protein has product MLEINAIETYYGNIRALSGVSLRINKGEIVCLIGANGAGKSTTLMSISGVTPPKTGSITFNGEAIQSCSTERIVSMGITQVPEGRMIFPVLTVRENLMMGAYLRKDKEGIKSDEERIYGLFPVLAERRRQHGGTLSGGEQQMLAIGRALMARPSLLLLDEPSLGLAPIVVENIFEIIQQINKEGVTVMLVEQNAQMALQISNRGYVLETGHVALEGPAANLLEDPKVRSAYLGEDS; this is encoded by the coding sequence ATGCTTGAAATCAATGCCATTGAAACGTACTACGGAAACATCCGAGCATTATCCGGTGTAAGCTTGCGTATCAACAAAGGTGAGATCGTGTGTCTCATCGGAGCCAATGGAGCAGGAAAGAGTACAACACTGATGAGTATCAGTGGCGTTACCCCTCCTAAAACAGGTTCTATTACGTTTAATGGCGAAGCCATTCAGTCGTGTTCCACAGAACGCATTGTTTCTATGGGGATTACACAGGTTCCCGAAGGACGAATGATTTTTCCGGTATTGACTGTCCGTGAAAATTTGATGATGGGCGCCTACTTACGAAAGGACAAAGAGGGTATAAAATCGGATGAAGAACGTATATACGGACTTTTCCCGGTTTTGGCCGAACGTCGCCGCCAGCATGGCGGAACGTTGTCCGGTGGTGAGCAACAAATGTTGGCTATTGGACGCGCGTTGATGGCGCGACCGTCATTGCTGTTGCTCGATGAGCCGTCATTGGGGTTGGCTCCTATTGTTGTTGAGAATATTTTTGAAATCATACAGCAGATCAACAAAGAAGGCGTGACAGTCATGCTTGTTGAGCAAAATGCCCAAATGGCATTACAGATTTCAAATAGAGGATACGTCCTCGAAACCGGTCATGTCGCTCTGGAAGGGCCCGCTGCCAATCTCTTGGAAGACCCCAAAGTGCGCTCCGCCTATCTTGGTGAAGACTCATAG
- a CDS encoding ABC transporter ATP-binding protein, translating into MDYLLRIDGLSKRFGGLMALSDISFDVVQNRISGLIGPNGAGKTTMFNCIAGIYKPSEGQVRWANNGREVVTNGFKPERMTALGVARTFQNIRLFSSLTVLDNVRIGRHCRTKSNFFGAVFRTQNQKREEGEIIDAAMESLDFVGLGNKALHQSSSLSYGDQRRLEIARALATDPKLLLLDEPAAGMNPQETQSLVNLVHAIMDKGVTVVLIEHDMKLVMTLCEHLVVLDHGTKIAEGGPTEIRENPQVIEAYLGRGAANA; encoded by the coding sequence ATGGACTATCTCCTTCGCATAGATGGGCTCAGCAAACGCTTTGGCGGACTTATGGCCCTGAGCGATATATCGTTTGATGTCGTGCAAAATCGTATATCCGGTCTTATCGGCCCAAACGGAGCCGGCAAAACCACGATGTTCAATTGTATCGCCGGGATTTATAAGCCAAGTGAAGGACAAGTCCGTTGGGCCAACAATGGACGTGAAGTCGTCACCAATGGCTTTAAGCCTGAAAGAATGACCGCTTTGGGTGTCGCACGTACATTTCAAAATATTCGTCTTTTTTCTTCGCTCACAGTGCTCGATAATGTACGAATCGGCCGTCACTGCCGCACGAAGTCCAATTTCTTTGGTGCAGTTTTTCGCACCCAAAATCAGAAACGAGAAGAAGGGGAAATTATCGACGCCGCAATGGAGAGCCTTGATTTTGTCGGTCTTGGCAATAAAGCGCTGCATCAGTCGTCGAGCCTTTCCTATGGAGATCAACGTCGTCTTGAAATTGCTCGGGCGTTGGCAACCGATCCAAAGTTGTTGTTGCTTGATGAACCGGCTGCCGGCATGAATCCTCAAGAAACACAGTCGCTGGTCAATCTTGTTCATGCAATTATGGACAAAGGCGTGACCGTTGTTCTCATTGAACATGATATGAAGCTCGTTATGACACTATGTGAACATCTTGTTGTTTTGGACCATGGGACGAAAATCGCCGAAGGCGGTCCTACTGAAATCAGGGAGAACCCCCAGGTCATTGAAGCTTATCTCGGCAGGGGAGCCGCCAATGCTTGA
- a CDS encoding MDR/zinc-dependent alcohol dehydrogenase-like family protein, with product MKAIIYKDKTFSIEDVPMPNSEDGEVLVRVLCAGICNTDVELLQGYMNFSGIPGHEFVGVVEEAPDPDLVGKRVVADINVGCGDCSWCNQDDPRHCPNRTVIGIANRQGAFAEYIRLPRENLHVVDGSIPTTKAVFVEPLAAALEISQQVHLQAHDRVAVLGDGKLGILIACSLRHFCPEIILIGKHSSNLQIAANQNVRTRRIASLSDLDRRIPEEIGPCDIVIEATGRPDGVHYALNLLRPEGKLVLKTTSAESGSLNLAKIVVDEIEIIGSRCGRFELALHYLKENLIDTSELVEATYPLDSFADAFALAISRGSKKVILTLSK from the coding sequence ATGAAAGCCATTATTTATAAAGACAAAACATTTAGTATTGAAGATGTCCCCATGCCAAACAGCGAGGATGGAGAAGTTCTCGTTCGGGTCTTGTGCGCTGGCATATGTAATACCGATGTCGAACTTCTCCAAGGATATATGAATTTTAGCGGTATCCCTGGGCATGAATTCGTCGGCGTTGTCGAAGAGGCCCCAGACCCGGACCTTGTCGGCAAACGTGTTGTCGCCGACATTAATGTCGGGTGTGGAGATTGCTCCTGGTGTAACCAAGACGATCCCCGGCATTGCCCGAACCGGACGGTTATTGGTATTGCCAATAGACAAGGAGCATTTGCGGAATATATCCGTCTCCCCAGAGAGAATCTCCATGTTGTCGACGGGTCTATCCCAACAACGAAAGCGGTTTTTGTCGAGCCACTGGCTGCAGCCTTGGAAATAAGCCAACAAGTCCATCTTCAGGCGCATGACCGAGTTGCAGTTTTAGGAGACGGCAAGCTTGGTATCCTTATCGCTTGTAGTCTTCGACATTTTTGCCCGGAAATCATTCTTATCGGCAAACACAGCAGTAATCTCCAAATTGCCGCCAATCAAAACGTGAGGACACGTCGCATTGCCTCTTTGTCCGACCTTGATAGACGCATCCCCGAAGAAATCGGACCATGCGATATCGTCATTGAGGCCACTGGCCGACCAGACGGCGTGCATTACGCGCTTAATCTGCTCCGTCCAGAAGGAAAACTTGTTCTCAAGACGACATCAGCGGAATCTGGAAGCCTCAACTTGGCAAAAATTGTCGTCGACGAAATAGAGATTATTGGATCACGGTGCGGCCGATTTGAACTCGCCTTGCACTACTTGAAAGAAAATCTCATTGATACGTCGGAACTTGTCGAAGCAACCTATCCCTTGGATTCTTTCGCCGATGCATTTGCGCTGGCCATATCGAGAGGTTCAAAAAAAGTCATTTTAACCTTGTCGAAATAA
- a CDS encoding mechanosensitive ion channel family protein codes for MEQQILLKIRSMLEPLHQDIDTYIKIIETIWNAGLFGISFGKIIGALFLFSLFIFFRSRISRFIIRRAHRISRITITTIDDHLITALEAPLSFLPVVIGFFVATQYLSLSGMLDLLIQKICHSLLIIVLFWSVFNLLQPIATNIAKDVEHRLSATMARWLFKTIRAIVLTIWLATLLEIWGISIGPVLAGLGLFSVAVGLGAKDLFQNLIAGIIIISEKRFNPGDWIRVDGIVEGTVENIGFRSTRVRRFDKAPVYVPNTDLSDKAAINFSKMNYRRIYWTIGLVYATKVDQLRTVCNQIKSYITEQPDIFALPPDAPLFVHIDNFGESSINVMLYCFTKTTQWGEWLRIKEELAYAIMDIVHSSGSDFAFPSRTLYVESFPGGEQAEPFIPPTSSLHETTQGENT; via the coding sequence ATGGAACAGCAAATTCTCCTCAAAATACGTTCGATGCTCGAACCGTTGCACCAAGACATCGATACGTATATAAAAATCATTGAAACAATCTGGAATGCCGGGCTCTTCGGTATTAGTTTTGGCAAAATTATTGGAGCCCTCTTTCTCTTTAGTCTTTTTATCTTCTTCCGATCACGGATATCCCGTTTCATTATTCGTCGGGCACATCGCATAAGCCGTATAACAATCACGACAATTGACGATCATCTTATTACGGCCCTCGAAGCCCCACTCAGCTTCTTGCCGGTTGTCATCGGCTTTTTCGTTGCAACGCAGTACTTGTCTCTCTCAGGAATGCTTGATCTGCTTATCCAAAAGATCTGTCATTCCCTCCTTATCATTGTGCTCTTTTGGAGCGTATTCAATCTGCTTCAACCCATAGCCACCAATATTGCGAAAGACGTTGAGCATCGTCTCTCAGCCACAATGGCTCGTTGGTTATTCAAAACAATCCGTGCCATTGTGCTTACAATTTGGCTTGCAACACTCCTTGAAATCTGGGGAATATCCATTGGTCCCGTGCTCGCTGGTTTGGGTCTCTTCAGTGTCGCAGTGGGCCTTGGCGCAAAAGATCTCTTTCAGAACCTTATCGCGGGAATCATTATCATTTCAGAAAAACGATTCAATCCAGGTGATTGGATACGCGTTGATGGAATCGTCGAGGGAACAGTGGAAAACATCGGGTTTCGTTCAACTCGAGTCCGACGGTTTGATAAAGCACCTGTTTATGTCCCGAATACTGATCTTTCCGATAAAGCGGCCATCAATTTTTCCAAAATGAACTATCGACGCATCTACTGGACGATTGGCTTGGTGTACGCAACCAAAGTGGACCAACTCCGGACGGTTTGTAACCAGATCAAGTCGTATATTACAGAACAGCCTGACATTTTTGCGTTACCACCGGACGCACCGTTGTTTGTGCATATCGACAACTTCGGAGAGTCTTCGATCAATGTTATGCTCTATTGTTTCACGAAAACAACACAGTGGGGCGAATGGCTGCGCATCAAGGAGGAACTTGCGTACGCCATAATGGATATTGTTCATTCCTCGGGATCGGACTTCGCCTTTCCAAGCCGAACATTATATGTCGAATCATTCCCAGGCGGCGAGCAAGCCGAGCCATTCATCCCGCCGACATCTTCTCTTCACGAAACAACACAGGGCGAAAACACCTAA